A single Pseudomonas sp. HN11 DNA region contains:
- the rpsN gene encoding 30S ribosomal protein S14: protein MAKMSMKNRELKRQLTVAKYAKKRAALKAIIVDLNASPEARWEATVALQKQPRDASASRMRNRCRLTGRPHGVYRKFGLGRNKLREAAMRGDVPGLVKASW, encoded by the coding sequence ATGGCCAAGATGAGCATGAAAAACCGCGAGCTGAAGCGTCAGCTCACGGTTGCCAAGTACGCCAAGAAGCGTGCAGCACTGAAAGCAATCATCGTTGATCTGAACGCAAGTCCAGAAGCACGTTGGGAAGCTACAGTTGCCCTGCAGAAGCAGCCACGTGATGCAAGCGCTTCGCGCATGCGTAACCGCTGCCGCCTGACCGGTCGTCCACACGGCGTTTACCGCAAGTTCGGCCTCGGCCGTAACAAGCTGCGTGAAGCGGCAATGCGTGGTGACGTACCAGGTCTGGTTAAAGCCAGCTGGTAA
- the rplE gene encoding 50S ribosomal protein L5 → MARLQEIYRKEIAPKLKEELKLGNVMEVPRVTKITLNMGLGEAIGDKKVIEHAVADLEKITGQKVVVTYARKSIAGFKVREGWPIGVKVTLRRERMYEFLDRLLSISLPRVRDFRGLNAKSFDGRGNYSMGVKEQIIFPEIDYDKIDALRGLDITLTTTAKNDDEGRALLRAFKFPFRN, encoded by the coding sequence ATGGCACGACTACAAGAGATTTACCGGAAGGAAATCGCCCCTAAGCTTAAGGAAGAACTTAAGCTTGGGAACGTGATGGAAGTTCCGCGCGTTACCAAAATCACCCTGAATATGGGTCTGGGCGAAGCGATCGGCGACAAAAAAGTCATCGAGCATGCTGTTGCTGACCTGGAAAAGATCACCGGCCAGAAAGTCGTTGTGACCTACGCTCGGAAATCCATCGCTGGCTTTAAAGTCCGTGAAGGTTGGCCGATCGGCGTCAAAGTGACCCTGCGCCGTGAGCGTATGTACGAATTCCTGGATCGTCTGCTGTCGATCTCCCTGCCTCGGGTCCGCGACTTCCGCGGTCTGAATGCCAAGTCCTTCGATGGTCGTGGTAACTACAGCATGGGCGTGAAAGAGCAGATCATCTTCCCGGAAATCGACTACGACAAGATCGATGCTCTCCGCGGTCTGGACATCACCCTGACCACCACTGCCAAGAACGATGATGAAGGTCGCGCCCTGTTGCGTGCTTTCAAATTCCCGTTCCGCAACTGA
- the rplX gene encoding 50S ribosomal protein L24, which translates to MQKIRRDDEIIVIAGKDKGKRGKVLKVLANNRLVIGGLNLVKRHTKPNPMSGVQGGIVEKEAPLDASNVAIFNGETNKADRVGFKVEDGKKIRVFKSTQKAVDA; encoded by the coding sequence ATGCAAAAGATTCGTCGTGACGACGAGATCATCGTGATCGCCGGCAAAGACAAAGGTAAGCGCGGTAAGGTGCTTAAGGTTCTCGCCAATAACCGTCTGGTTATCGGCGGTCTGAACCTGGTCAAGCGTCATACCAAGCCTAACCCGATGTCGGGCGTGCAGGGCGGTATCGTCGAGAAAGAAGCTCCGCTGGATGCTTCTAACGTCGCCATCTTCAACGGCGAAACCAACAAGGCTGACCGCGTTGGTTTCAAAGTAGAAGACGGTAAGAAAATTCGTGTCTTCAAGTCGACCCAAAAAGCGGTTGATGCTTGA
- the rplN gene encoding 50S ribosomal protein L14 codes for MIQTQSMLDVADNSGARRVMCIKVLGGSHRRYAGIGDIIKVTVKEAIPRGKVKKGQVMTAVVVRTRHGVRRADGSIIRFDGNAAVLLNNKQEPIGTRIFGPVTRELRTEKFMKIVSLAPEVL; via the coding sequence ATGATTCAGACTCAATCCATGCTCGATGTGGCCGATAACAGCGGCGCTCGCCGTGTTATGTGCATCAAGGTGCTGGGTGGCTCCCATCGTCGTTACGCTGGTATCGGTGACATCATCAAAGTTACCGTCAAGGAAGCAATTCCTCGCGGTAAAGTGAAAAAAGGCCAAGTGATGACTGCAGTTGTAGTCCGCACTCGTCACGGCGTACGTCGTGCTGATGGCTCCATTATCCGCTTTGATGGCAACGCTGCTGTTCTTCTGAACAACAAGCAAGAGCCGATCGGCACCCGTATCTTTGGGCCAGTGACCCGTGAACTTCGTACTGAGAAGTTCATGAAGATCGTCTCGCTCGCCCCAGAAGTGCTGTAA
- the rpsQ gene encoding 30S ribosomal protein S17, with protein sequence MAEAEKTVRTLTGRVVSDKMDKTITVLIERRVKHPIYGKYVKRSTKLHAHDETNQCHIGDKVTIRETRPLAKTKSWALVDVLERAVEV encoded by the coding sequence ATGGCTGAAGCCGAAAAGACTGTCCGTACGCTGACTGGCCGTGTTGTCAGCGACAAGATGGACAAAACCATCACCGTTCTGATCGAGCGTCGCGTTAAGCACCCGATCTACGGTAAATATGTTAAGCGTTCGACTAAGCTGCACGCGCACGACGAAACCAATCAGTGCCACATCGGCGACAAAGTCACTATTCGTGAAACTCGTCCGCTGGCCAAGACCAAGTCTTGGGCACTGGTTGATGTTCTCGAACGCGCTGTGGAAGTCTAA
- the rpmC gene encoding 50S ribosomal protein L29, with product MKANELREKSAQQLNEQLLGLLRDQFNLRMQKATGQLGQSHLLSQVKRDIARVKTVLNQQAGK from the coding sequence ATGAAAGCGAATGAACTTCGTGAAAAATCCGCACAGCAGCTGAACGAGCAACTGCTCGGCCTGCTGCGCGACCAGTTCAATCTGCGTATGCAGAAAGCAACTGGCCAGTTGGGGCAGTCTCATCTGCTCTCGCAAGTTAAGCGTGACATCGCTCGCGTGAAGACTGTGCTCAACCAGCAGGCAGGTAAGTGA
- the rplP gene encoding 50S ribosomal protein L16 — MLQPKRTKFRKQMTGHNRGLAQRGSKVSFGEFALKSVARGRLTARQIESARRALTRHVKRGGKIWIRVFPDKPISKKPLEVRMGKGKGNVEYWVAQIQPGKVLYEIEGVSEELAREAFALAAAKLPLATSFVKRTVM; from the coding sequence ATGTTGCAACCTAAGCGTACGAAGTTCCGCAAGCAGATGACAGGCCACAACCGTGGTCTGGCTCAGCGCGGTAGCAAAGTCAGCTTCGGCGAGTTCGCGCTGAAGTCTGTAGCTCGTGGTCGTCTCACCGCTCGTCAGATCGAGTCAGCGCGTCGTGCTCTGACCCGTCACGTAAAACGTGGCGGCAAGATCTGGATCCGTGTATTCCCGGACAAGCCGATCTCCAAAAAACCTCTCGAGGTTCGGATGGGTAAAGGTAAGGGTAACGTGGAATACTGGGTAGCCCAGATTCAGCCAGGCAAAGTCCTGTATGAAATCGAGGGTGTTTCTGAAGAGCTGGCGCGTGAGGCTTTCGCCCTGGCTGCTGCAAAGCTGCCGCTCGCCACCTCCTTTGTTAAACGGACGGTGATGTGA
- the rpsC gene encoding 30S ribosomal protein S3 encodes MGQKVHPIGIRLGIVKEHTSVWYADGRTYADYLFADLKVREYLQDKLKSASVSRIDIHRPAQTARITIHTARPGIVIGKKGEDVEKLRQDLTKQMGVPVHINIEEIRKPELDGMLVAQSVAQQLERRVMFRRAMKRAVQNAMRIGAKGIKIQVSGRLGGAEIARTEWYREGRVPLHTLRADIDYANYEAHTTYGVIGVKVWIFKGEVIGGRQEELKPQAPAPRKKAAK; translated from the coding sequence ATGGGTCAGAAAGTACATCCCATTGGCATTCGCCTGGGAATCGTCAAGGAGCACACCTCCGTCTGGTACGCAGACGGTCGGACTTATGCGGACTATTTGTTCGCTGATCTGAAGGTGCGTGAGTATCTCCAAGACAAACTAAAAAGCGCGTCCGTAAGCCGTATCGATATCCATCGTCCGGCCCAAACTGCACGTATCACCATCCACACCGCTCGTCCAGGTATCGTTATCGGGAAGAAAGGTGAAGATGTTGAGAAACTGCGTCAGGACCTGACCAAGCAAATGGGTGTGCCTGTGCACATCAATATCGAAGAGATCCGCAAGCCGGAACTCGACGGTATGCTGGTTGCGCAGAGCGTAGCTCAGCAGCTGGAGCGTCGCGTAATGTTCCGTCGCGCTATGAAGCGCGCTGTACAGAACGCCATGCGCATTGGTGCCAAAGGCATCAAAATCCAAGTGAGCGGTCGTCTCGGCGGTGCTGAAATCGCACGTACTGAATGGTATCGCGAAGGTCGTGTGCCACTGCACACCCTGCGTGCCGACATCGACTATGCCAACTACGAAGCTCACACCACTTACGGTGTGATCGGTGTAAAGGTTTGGATCTTCAAAGGCGAAGTAATTGGTGGTCGCCAAGAAGAACTGAAACCACAAGCACCAGCGCCTCGTAAAAAAGCTGCTAAGTAA
- the rplV gene encoding 50S ribosomal protein L22 encodes MEVAAKLSGARISAQKARLVADQIRGKKVGEALNLLAFSSKKAAEIMKKVLESAVANAEHNEGADVDDLKVSTVFVNEGRSLKRIMPRAKGRADRIVKRSCHITVKVADK; translated from the coding sequence ATGGAAGTAGCCGCTAAGTTGTCGGGCGCTCGAATCTCCGCCCAGAAAGCCCGCTTGGTCGCCGACCAGATCCGCGGGAAGAAGGTGGGCGAAGCGCTCAACCTGTTGGCTTTCAGCAGTAAGAAAGCCGCCGAGATCATGAAGAAAGTGCTGGAGTCGGCCGTAGCCAACGCCGAGCATAACGAAGGCGCAGACGTTGATGACCTGAAGGTCAGCACCGTTTTCGTCAACGAAGGGCGTTCGCTGAAGCGCATCATGCCACGTGCCAAAGGCCGTGCTGATCGCATCGTCAAGCGGTCTTGCCATATCACTGTCAAGGTTGCTGACAAGTAA
- the rpsS gene encoding 30S ribosomal protein S19: MPRSLKKGPFIDLHLLKKIEVAAEKNDRKPVKTWSRRSMILPQMVGLTIAVHNGRLHVPVLVNEDMVGHKLGEFAGTRTYRGHVADKKAKR; the protein is encoded by the coding sequence GTGCCACGTTCTCTGAAAAAAGGTCCTTTTATTGATCTTCACCTACTGAAGAAGATCGAAGTGGCGGCGGAAAAGAATGATCGCAAACCAGTTAAGACCTGGTCGCGTCGTTCGATGATCCTGCCACAAATGGTCGGTCTGACCATCGCTGTACACAACGGTCGCTTGCACGTCCCAGTTCTCGTGAACGAAGACATGGTCGGCCACAAACTAGGCGAGTTTGCCGGTACCCGCACTTATCGTGGGCACGTGGCAGACAAGAAAGCCAAGCGTTAA
- the rplB gene encoding 50S ribosomal protein L2, protein MAIVKCKPTSPGRRFVVKVVNQELHKGAPHAPLLEKKSKSGGRNNNGRITTRHIGGGHKQHYRLVDFRRNDKDGIAATVERIEYDPNRTAHIALLLYADGERRYIIAPKGVSAGDQLIAGALAPIKPGNALQLRNIPVGSTVHGIELKPGKGAQIARSAGASAQLIAREGVYVTLRLRSGEMRKVLAECRATLGEVSNSEHSLRSLGKAGAKRWRGVRPTVRGVAMNPVDHPHGGGEGRTSGGRHPVSPWGFPTKGAKTRGNKRTDKMIVRRRK, encoded by the coding sequence ATGGCAATCGTTAAATGCAAACCGACTTCCCCTGGCCGCCGTTTTGTGGTCAAGGTGGTCAACCAGGAGCTGCATAAAGGCGCTCCTCACGCACCGCTGCTCGAGAAAAAATCGAAGTCTGGTGGTCGTAACAACAATGGTCGTATTACCACTCGTCACATCGGTGGTGGCCATAAGCAGCATTATCGTCTGGTCGATTTCCGTCGCAACGACAAAGATGGCATCGCTGCCACTGTCGAGCGTATCGAATACGATCCAAACCGTACTGCTCACATCGCTCTGCTGCTGTACGCAGATGGCGAGCGTCGCTACATCATCGCCCCTAAAGGCGTGAGCGCTGGCGACCAGCTGATCGCAGGTGCTTTGGCACCGATCAAGCCGGGCAACGCTCTGCAACTGCGCAACATTCCAGTTGGTAGCACCGTACACGGCATCGAATTGAAGCCAGGTAAAGGCGCGCAAATCGCTCGTTCCGCTGGTGCTTCGGCTCAGCTGATCGCTCGTGAAGGTGTCTACGTGACCCTGCGTCTGCGTTCTGGTGAGATGCGTAAAGTGCTGGCTGAATGCCGCGCGACCCTGGGCGAAGTCTCGAACTCCGAGCACAGCCTGCGTTCGCTGGGTAAAGCTGGTGCCAAACGCTGGCGTGGCGTTCGCCCAACCGTTCGTGGTGTTGCCATGAACCCGGTTGACCACCCACACGGTGGTGGTGAAGGTCGTACCTCTGGTGGTCGTCATCCGGTATCGCCATGGGGCTTCCCGACTAAGGGCGCGAAGACTCGTGGTAATAAGCGTACCGACAAAATGATCGTCCGTCGTCGCAAGTAA
- the rplW gene encoding 50S ribosomal protein L23, producing the protein MNQERVFKVLLGPHVSEKATVLADKKGQFVFKVATDATKLEIKKAVESLFSVKVERVTTLNVLGKSKRTARGLGKRNDWKKAVISLQPGQDLDFSSSAE; encoded by the coding sequence ATGAACCAGGAACGCGTATTTAAAGTTCTGCTTGGCCCGCACGTTTCCGAAAAGGCTACGGTTCTGGCTGACAAGAAAGGCCAGTTCGTTTTCAAGGTTGCAACTGACGCAACCAAGCTGGAAATCAAGAAGGCCGTCGAAAGCCTGTTCAGCGTGAAAGTAGAGCGTGTTACTACCCTGAATGTTCTGGGTAAGAGCAAGCGCACTGCTCGCGGTCTGGGCAAGCGTAATGACTGGAAGAAGGCAGTTATCTCCCTTCAGCCAGGCCAAGATCTCGATTTCAGCAGCAGTGCTGAGTAA
- the rplD gene encoding 50S ribosomal protein L4, translating to MQLNVNDAQAIEVSELTFGGEFNETLVHQAVVAYMAGGRQGSKQQKTRSDVRGGGKRPWRQKGTGRARAGTIRSPIWRGGGTTFAARPQDHSQKLNKKMYRAALRSILAELVRTDRLVVVQDFAVESPKTKDLLGKLNNMSLTDVLIVSEAVDQNLYLAARNLPHVDVRDVQGSDPVSLIAYDKVLITVSAVKKFEELLG from the coding sequence ATGCAATTAAATGTAAATGACGCTCAAGCGATCGAAGTTTCCGAACTGACATTTGGCGGCGAATTCAACGAGACGCTGGTTCACCAAGCAGTCGTGGCCTACATGGCCGGCGGCCGTCAAGGTAGCAAGCAGCAAAAGACCCGTTCCGACGTACGCGGTGGCGGTAAGCGCCCTTGGCGTCAGAAAGGTACTGGCCGTGCTCGTGCCGGTACTATCCGTAGCCCAATCTGGCGTGGCGGTGGTACCACTTTCGCAGCTCGTCCACAGGATCACTCGCAGAAGCTCAACAAGAAGATGTACCGCGCAGCTCTGCGCTCCATCCTTGCTGAACTCGTGCGTACTGACCGTCTGGTCGTGGTTCAGGACTTCGCTGTTGAAAGCCCGAAAACCAAAGATCTGCTGGGCAAACTGAACAACATGAGCCTGACCGATGTTTTGATCGTGTCTGAAGCTGTTGATCAGAACCTGTACCTGGCTGCTCGCAACCTGCCACACGTTGATGTACGTGACGTGCAAGGTTCCGATCCAGTTAGTCTGATCGCATACGACAAGGTGTTGATCACCGTGTCGGCCGTGAAGAAATTCGAGGAGCTGCTGGGATGA
- the rplC gene encoding 50S ribosomal protein L3: protein MTIGVVGRKCGMTRIFTEEGVSIPVTVIEIEPNRVTQFKTEETDGYRAVQVTVGERRASRVTAAQAGHFAKANVAAGRTVMEFRLEDGDYQAGDLINAEIFAAGQLVDVTGQSKGKGFQGTIKRWNFRGQDNTHGNSVSHRVPGSIGQCQTPGRVFKGKKMSGHMGAERVTVQSLEVVRVDAERNLLLVKGAVPGATGGNLVVRPAAKARG from the coding sequence ATGACTATTGGTGTAGTCGGTCGTAAATGCGGTATGACCCGTATTTTCACCGAAGAAGGTGTCTCCATTCCGGTCACGGTCATTGAGATCGAGCCGAATCGCGTCACCCAGTTCAAAACTGAAGAAACCGATGGCTATCGTGCAGTGCAAGTCACTGTCGGCGAGCGTCGTGCTTCGCGTGTGACTGCTGCTCAAGCAGGCCACTTCGCAAAAGCAAACGTTGCAGCTGGTCGTACTGTCATGGAGTTCCGTCTCGAAGACGGCGACTACCAGGCTGGCGATCTGATCAACGCTGAAATCTTCGCTGCTGGTCAACTGGTTGATGTAACCGGTCAGTCCAAAGGTAAAGGCTTCCAGGGTACGATCAAGCGTTGGAATTTCCGTGGCCAAGACAACACTCACGGTAACTCCGTCTCCCACCGCGTCCCGGGCTCTATCGGCCAGTGCCAGACTCCTGGTCGTGTATTCAAGGGCAAGAAAATGTCCGGTCATATGGGCGCTGAGCGCGTGACCGTGCAGTCCCTCGAAGTAGTGCGCGTCGACGCTGAACGCAATCTGTTGTTGGTCAAGGGTGCTGTTCCTGGCGCTACTGGCGGCAACCTGGTTGTACGTCCAGCGGCCAAGGCTCGCGGTTAA
- the rpsJ gene encoding 30S ribosomal protein S10, translating into MQNQQIRIRLKAFDHRLIDQSTQEIVETAKRTGAQVRGPIPLPTRKERFTVLVSPHVNKDARDQYEIRTHKRVLDIVQPTDKTVDALMKLDLAAGVEVQISLG; encoded by the coding sequence ATGCAAAATCAGCAAATCCGTATCAGGTTGAAGGCTTTTGACCATCGCCTGATCGACCAATCCACCCAGGAAATCGTGGAAACCGCGAAACGTACTGGTGCTCAAGTGCGTGGTCCAATTCCACTGCCTACCCGTAAAGAGCGGTTCACCGTTCTGGTCTCCCCGCACGTCAACAAAGACGCGCGTGACCAGTACGAGATCCGTACTCATAAGCGCGTACTGGACATCGTCCAGCCAACGGATAAAACCGTTGATGCTCTTATGAAGCTCGATCTGGCGGCCGGTGTGGAAGTACAGATCAGCCTCGGCTAA
- the tuf gene encoding elongation factor Tu, with protein MAKEKFDRSLPHVNVGTIGHVDHGKTTLTAALTRVCSEVFGSARVDFDKIDSAPEEKARGITINTAHVEYNSTIRHYAHVDCPGHADYVKNMITGAAQMDGAILVCSAADGPMPQTREHILLSRQVGVPYIVVFLNKADLVDDAELLELVEMEVRDLLSTYDFPGDDTPIIIGSARMALEGKDDNEMGTTAVRKLVETLDSYIPEPVRLTDKPFLMPIEDVFSISGRGTVVTGRIERGIVRVQDPLEIVGLRDTTVTTCTGVEMFRKLLDEGRAGENCGVLLRGTKRDDVERGQVLVKPGSVKPHTKFTAEVYVLSKEEGGRHTPFFKGYRPQFYFRTTDVTGNCELPEGVEMVMPGDNIQMTVTLIKTIAMEDGLRFAIREGGRTVGAGVVAKIIE; from the coding sequence GTGGCTAAAGAAAAATTTGATCGTTCCCTACCGCACGTAAACGTTGGCACCATCGGCCACGTTGACCACGGTAAAACCACTCTGACCGCTGCTCTGACTCGCGTCTGCTCCGAAGTTTTCGGTTCGGCTCGTGTTGACTTCGACAAGATCGACAGCGCACCAGAAGAAAAAGCTCGTGGTATCACCATCAACACCGCTCACGTTGAGTACAACTCGACTATTCGTCACTACGCTCACGTTGACTGCCCAGGTCACGCTGACTACGTGAAGAACATGATCACTGGTGCTGCCCAGATGGACGGCGCGATCCTGGTTTGCTCGGCCGCTGATGGTCCGATGCCACAAACCCGTGAGCACATCCTGCTGTCCCGTCAGGTAGGCGTTCCGTACATCGTGGTTTTCCTGAACAAGGCTGACCTGGTAGACGACGCTGAGCTGCTGGAACTGGTTGAGATGGAAGTGCGCGATCTGCTGAGCACTTACGACTTCCCAGGTGACGACACTCCGATCATCATCGGTTCTGCTCGTATGGCTCTGGAAGGCAAAGACGACAACGAAATGGGCACTACTGCCGTTCGTAAACTGGTTGAAACTCTGGACAGCTACATCCCAGAGCCAGTTCGTCTGACCGACAAGCCGTTCCTGATGCCAATCGAAGACGTATTCTCGATCTCCGGTCGCGGTACTGTTGTGACTGGTCGTATCGAGCGCGGTATCGTTCGCGTTCAAGATCCACTGGAAATCGTTGGTCTGCGTGATACTACCGTCACCACCTGCACCGGTGTTGAAATGTTCCGTAAGCTGCTTGACGAAGGTCGTGCTGGCGAGAACTGCGGCGTTCTGCTGCGTGGTACCAAGCGTGACGACGTTGAGCGTGGCCAGGTTCTGGTTAAGCCAGGTTCGGTCAAGCCGCACACCAAGTTCACCGCAGAAGTTTACGTTCTGAGCAAGGAAGAAGGCGGTCGTCACACTCCGTTCTTCAAAGGCTACCGTCCACAGTTCTACTTCCGTACTACTGACGTGACCGGTAACTGCGAACTGCCAGAAGGCGTTGAAATGGTAATGCCAGGCGATAACATTCAAATGACTGTTACCCTGATCAAAACCATCGCAATGGAAGACGGTCTGCGTTTCGCTATTCGCGAAGGCGGCCGTACCGTTGGTGCTGGCGTTGTAGCTAAAATCATCGAGTAA
- the fusA gene encoding elongation factor G: protein MARTTPISRYRNIGIVAHVDAGKTTTTERVLFYTGKSHKMGEVHDGAATTDWMVQEQERGITITSAAITAFWKGSEKQYKDEHRFNVIDTPGHVDFTIEVERSLRVLDGAVVVFCGTSGVEPQSETVWRQANKYGVPRLVYVNKMDRAGANFLRVIGQIKQRLGHTPVPIQLAIGSEDNFQGQIDLINMEAVYWNDSDKGMVPVRKPIPAELQELADEWRNNMVEAAAEASEELMNKYLEGEELTNVEIKAALRQRTIAGEIVLAVCGSSFKNKGVPLVLDAVIDYLPAPTDIPAIKGTNPDNEEEEMERHADDSEPFSALAFKIATDPFVGTLTFVRVYSGVLASGDGVINSVKGKKERVGRMVQMHANAREEIKEVRAGDIAALIGMKDVTTGETLCDAAKPIILVRMDFPEPVISVAVEPKTKDDQEKMGIALGKLAQEDPSFRVKTDEETGQTIISGMGELHLDILVDRMRREFNVEANIGKPQVSYRERITKNCEIEGKFVRQSGGRGQFGHCWIRFAPADEGQEGLQFVNEVVGGVVPKEYIPAIQKGIEEQMKNGVVAGYPLIGLKATVFDGSYHDVDSNEMAFKVAASMATKQLAQKGGGELLEPIMAVEVVTPEDYMGDVMGDLNRRRGMILGMEDTVSGKVIRAEVPLGEMFGYATDVRSMSQGRASYSMEFKKYNTAPAHIAETVSKKQG, encoded by the coding sequence ATGGCTCGTACTACTCCGATTAGCCGCTACCGTAACATCGGTATCGTTGCTCACGTGGATGCTGGTAAAACCACCACCACCGAGCGCGTACTGTTTTACACCGGCAAAAGTCACAAAATGGGCGAGGTGCATGATGGCGCCGCGACCACAGACTGGATGGTTCAGGAGCAGGAGCGTGGTATTACCATTACTTCTGCTGCTATTACCGCCTTCTGGAAAGGTTCCGAGAAGCAGTACAAAGACGAGCACCGTTTCAACGTAATCGATACCCCGGGCCACGTGGACTTCACCATTGAAGTTGAGCGTTCCCTGCGTGTACTCGACGGCGCTGTCGTTGTGTTCTGTGGTACCTCGGGTGTTGAACCTCAGTCGGAAACCGTATGGCGTCAAGCCAACAAGTACGGCGTTCCACGTCTTGTTTACGTAAACAAGATGGACCGTGCTGGTGCCAACTTCCTGCGCGTGATCGGTCAGATCAAGCAGCGTCTGGGTCACACTCCGGTGCCAATCCAATTGGCTATCGGTTCCGAAGACAACTTCCAGGGTCAGATCGATCTGATCAACATGGAAGCTGTTTACTGGAATGATTCCGACAAAGGCATGGTGCCTGTTCGTAAGCCTATTCCTGCAGAACTGCAGGAGCTGGCTGACGAGTGGCGCAACAACATGGTTGAGGCTGCCGCCGAAGCCAGCGAAGAGCTGATGAACAAGTACCTCGAAGGTGAAGAGCTCACCAACGTGGAAATCAAGGCTGCTCTGCGTCAGCGTACTATCGCTGGCGAGATCGTCTTGGCTGTTTGCGGTTCTTCTTTCAAGAACAAGGGTGTTCCCCTGGTTCTCGACGCCGTTATCGACTACCTGCCGGCTCCAACCGATATTCCTGCTATCAAGGGCACCAACCCTGATAACGAGGAAGAAGAGATGGAGCGTCACGCCGATGACAGCGAGCCGTTCTCGGCTCTGGCGTTCAAGATCGCAACCGACCCATTCGTGGGTACTTTGACCTTCGTCCGCGTTTACTCGGGCGTGTTGGCCTCCGGCGACGGCGTGATCAACTCGGTTAAAGGCAAGAAAGAGCGCGTGGGTCGTATGGTGCAAATGCACGCAAACGCCCGTGAAGAGATCAAGGAAGTGCGCGCTGGTGACATCGCGGCCCTGATCGGCATGAAGGACGTCACCACGGGTGAGACTTTGTGCGACGCTGCCAAGCCAATCATCCTGGTTCGCATGGACTTCCCGGAGCCGGTTATTTCGGTTGCCGTAGAGCCTAAGACCAAGGATGACCAGGAAAAAATGGGTATCGCTCTGGGCAAACTTGCTCAGGAAGATCCATCTTTCCGCGTCAAGACTGATGAAGAGACTGGTCAAACGATCATCTCCGGCATGGGCGAGCTGCACCTGGACATCCTGGTTGACCGGATGCGCCGTGAGTTCAACGTCGAAGCCAACATCGGTAAGCCTCAGGTTTCCTATCGTGAGCGCATCACGAAGAACTGTGAAATCGAAGGCAAGTTCGTTCGTCAATCCGGCGGTCGTGGTCAGTTCGGTCACTGCTGGATCCGTTTTGCTCCTGCTGACGAAGGTCAGGAAGGTCTGCAATTCGTGAACGAAGTAGTTGGTGGTGTTGTTCCTAAGGAATACATCCCGGCTATCCAGAAGGGTATCGAAGAGCAGATGAAGAACGGTGTTGTTGCCGGCTATCCGCTGATCGGCCTGAAAGCAACCGTTTTTGACGGTTCTTACCACGACGTCGACTCCAACGAGATGGCGTTTAAGGTGGCTGCTTCCATGGCAACCAAGCAACTGGCCCAGAAGGGCGGTGGTGAGTTGCTTGAGCCAATCATGGCGGTAGAAGTTGTTACACCTGAAGACTATATGGGTGATGTCATGGGCGACCTTAACCGTCGTCGCGGCATGATCTTGGGTATGGAAGACACGGTTTCCGGCAAAGTGATTCGCGCCGAGGTTCCGTTGGGTGAGATGTTCGGTTATGCGACCGACGTTCGCTCCATGTCCCAGGGTCGCGCAAGCTACTCTATGGAATTCAAAAAATACAACACAGCTCCGGCGCACATCGCTGAAACTGTATCCAAAAAACAAGGCTGA
- the rpsG gene encoding 30S ribosomal protein S7, with amino-acid sequence MPRRRVAAKREVLDDPKYGSQILAKFMNHVMESGKKAVAERIVYGALEKVKERKNSDPLEIFEKALDAIAPLVEVKSRRVGGATYQVPVEVRPSRRNALAMRWLVDFARKRGEKSMALRLAGELLDAAEGKGAAVKKREDVHRMAEANKAFSHYRF; translated from the coding sequence ATGCCAAGAAGACGCGTAGCAGCCAAGCGCGAAGTGCTTGACGATCCAAAATACGGAAGCCAAATCCTGGCCAAGTTCATGAACCACGTGATGGAAAGCGGCAAAAAAGCCGTTGCCGAGCGTATCGTTTATGGCGCGCTGGAAAAGGTTAAAGAACGCAAGAACAGCGATCCCCTGGAAATCTTCGAGAAAGCTCTCGACGCCATCGCTCCGCTGGTCGAAGTGAAGTCGCGCCGTGTAGGCGGTGCTACTTACCAGGTTCCGGTCGAAGTTCGCCCGTCCCGTCGTAACGCTCTGGCAATGCGCTGGTTGGTAGACTTCGCCCGTAAGCGCGGCGAGAAGTCTATGGCTCTGCGTTTGGCCGGCGAGCTGTTGGACGCTGCTGAAGGTAAAGGTGCTGCTGTTAAGAAGCGTGAAGACGTGCACCGTATGGCTGAAGCTAACAAAGCTTTCTCGCACTACCGCTTCTAA